Proteins encoded in a region of the Candidatus Moanabacter tarae genome:
- the crnA_2 gene encoding Creatinine amidohydrolase — translation MLQSVANPKILIMTNKEVRLEKMTRREFRHGIEEGKFLSCIIPTGAVEQHLEHLAMEHDIRSANTIALEVARRIYPKAVVARPINFGMSEHHMMHKGTLTAKPGSWLSAVFDGIDSMIRHGCRNILVLNGHGGNEAPVRGILNQWQLNLKLEHPKANLQFHSYWNLSRKEAEEICTTSVPGHAQEYETSIALHLFPENVRHDAMKDQEDQLPQKATAEKGEKLYQAAVQKSFECLQEMIDSNS, via the coding sequence ATGCTGCAATCCGTTGCGAATCCTAAAATACTTATAATGACTAATAAAGAGGTAAGATTAGAGAAGATGACACGTCGCGAGTTCCGACATGGAATCGAAGAAGGTAAATTCCTGTCGTGTATCATTCCTACGGGTGCCGTGGAACAGCACCTAGAGCATCTGGCGATGGAACATGATATCCGATCTGCAAACACTATTGCCTTGGAGGTCGCCCGTAGGATCTATCCAAAAGCTGTAGTAGCCCGACCAATCAATTTTGGCATGTCAGAGCACCACATGATGCACAAAGGAACGCTAACGGCTAAACCAGGGTCGTGGCTATCTGCCGTCTTTGACGGTATTGATAGTATGATCCGACACGGATGTCGAAACATCCTGGTCCTAAACGGCCATGGCGGCAACGAAGCTCCAGTCCGTGGCATTCTCAATCAATGGCAGTTGAACTTGAAATTGGAACATCCGAAGGCGAACCTCCAGTTCCACTCTTATTGGAATCTGAGTCGCAAGGAAGCCGAAGAAATTTGCACGACGAGCGTTCCTGGACATGCTCAAGAGTACGAAACCTCAATCGCTCTCCATCTTTTCCCTGAAAATGTACGGCACGATGCCATGAAAGATCAGGAGGATCAGCTTCCTCAAAAAGCTACTGCCGAAAAGGGGGAAAAGCTTTACCAGGCTGCAGTCCAGAAATCTTTCGAATGCCTACAGGAAATGATTGATTCAAATAGCTGA
- the mro gene encoding Aldose 1-epimerase, giving the protein MKLFTLGQPYLTSSFTVAAIAWIATANTLHATHSDFPPHPSTPTKYAAILESKVPNIKKDTFGTTSNGKPIARYTLENRNGSVLKVIELGATTTELHVRDRNGNLEDIILGFDTTAEYEENTPYVGCTTGRVANRITNGNFVLDGVNYQLAKNFGENHLHGGVVGLHQRVWNSEPVVHKYGPAVRFTYLSPDGEEGYPGNLMITVVYILTQDDGFRIEYEATTDKPTPVNLTNHTYFNLAAGGKKELFNHRLTIHADKITERGNEGIPTGAIVPVKGTPFDFTKPKRIGKHIGNLEVGYDHNYVLNHGSGENPALSAEVFDPESGRVMRLFTTEPGVQLYTSYYMENISGKGGSLYSQWQALCLETQHFPDSPNKPNFPSIILRPGKVYRQITEYRFSVR; this is encoded by the coding sequence ATGAAGTTATTTACGCTGGGCCAACCTTACTTGACATCCTCTTTCACGGTTGCCGCAATAGCTTGGATCGCCACTGCGAATACTCTTCACGCAACACATTCCGATTTTCCCCCGCACCCCTCAACTCCGACCAAATACGCAGCAATCCTAGAATCTAAAGTGCCAAACATAAAGAAGGACACCTTTGGAACGACCAGCAACGGTAAACCAATCGCACGTTACACGCTAGAGAACCGAAATGGGAGCGTCCTCAAAGTAATTGAACTCGGGGCCACCACAACGGAATTGCATGTCCGTGATCGAAATGGCAACCTAGAGGATATCATACTCGGCTTCGATACAACGGCCGAGTATGAGGAGAATACTCCATACGTCGGATGCACCACTGGACGAGTTGCTAATCGTATCACAAATGGCAACTTTGTACTTGATGGGGTGAACTACCAACTCGCAAAGAATTTCGGCGAAAATCATCTTCACGGGGGTGTTGTTGGCCTCCACCAGAGAGTCTGGAACTCCGAGCCTGTGGTCCATAAGTACGGTCCAGCAGTACGTTTCACCTACCTAAGCCCAGACGGAGAAGAGGGCTACCCCGGCAACCTCATGATCACAGTAGTATATATTCTTACTCAAGATGATGGATTCCGCATTGAATATGAGGCCACGACAGATAAGCCCACCCCGGTTAACTTGACGAATCACACTTACTTTAATCTTGCTGCTGGGGGAAAGAAGGAACTCTTCAATCACCGCCTAACGATTCACGCCGACAAGATCACCGAGCGGGGAAATGAAGGCATCCCGACTGGAGCCATTGTCCCGGTCAAGGGCACTCCGTTCGATTTCACCAAGCCAAAACGTATCGGCAAACATATCGGCAACCTCGAAGTCGGATATGACCACAACTATGTTCTCAATCACGGCAGCGGCGAAAATCCAGCACTATCAGCTGAGGTCTTCGATCCTGAAAGCGGAAGGGTGATGCGGCTCTTCACTACAGAACCTGGCGTCCAGCTTTACACTAGCTATTACATGGAAAATATTTCGGGCAAAGGCGGCTCCCTATACAGTCAGTGGCAAGCCCTCTGTCTTGAAACTCAGCACTTCCCAGACTCCCCAAATAAACCGAACTTCCCCAGTATTATTCTACGCCCGGGCAAAGTCTATCGGCAGATTACGGAATACCGATTTTCAGTGCGCTAG